The following coding sequences lie in one Zingiber officinale cultivar Zhangliang chromosome 2B, Zo_v1.1, whole genome shotgun sequence genomic window:
- the LOC122048100 gene encoding aspartic proteinase CDR1-like: MTIVVLLVLSMAAAAMTITAAAAAAAAAASFSIELIHRDSPKSPFFNESATSLDRSRAAIYRSAHEARRIAARVQRKGGIELFDAVSRVVPDSFEYLMELRVGTPPFSILAVADTGSDLIWANCVPCTKCYKQAAPYFDPRKSSSYRTLPCNSNLCKALPHGPCADVSTCEYHYAYQDGSKIDGVLATEDLTFYSSAGSPLVFSNIAFGCNSQSSGVFSSRTAGLAGLSASPVSLVSQIVPSLDKKYFSYCLVPMSDTQASSKVIFGSAGVVVGSKVTTLMTVEDSLFALRLTEIIVDGAGSVPVPTSAPGLKKGNIIIDSGTTVNYLPAGVLSSLVRQVSRVVSLPKATDPDRLLPLCFKVTGESDWQKLPFITFKFAGEASVRLSPTSMFMEEAYQVVCLAVADSGSDTPIFGNVAQQNLHVGYDLDIPAVSFASADCTKF, encoded by the exons ATGACGATTGTGGTTTTACTTGTGCTCTCTATGGCGGCCGCAGCAATGACAATAACGGCGGCAGCGGCAGCGGCAGCGGCGGCGGCAAGTTTTAGCATCGAGCTTATACATCGGGACTCCCCTAAATCACCGTTCTTCAATGAGTCTGCCACATCACTAGATCGCTCACGTGCCGCAATCTATCGCTCCGCCCACGAAGCCCGCCGAATTGCTGCACGTGTGCAAAGAAAagg TGGCATCGAGCTGTTCGACGCAGTCTCCAGGGTGGTCCCCGACTCGTTCGAGTATTTGATGGAGCTTCGAGTTGGCACGCCGCCATTCTCCATCTTGGCCGTCGCCGACACCGGCAGCGACCTCATCTGGGCCAACTGCGTCCCCTGCACCAAGTGCTACAAGCAGGCGGCGCCGTACTTCGATCCACGCAAATCCTCCTCCTACCGGACGCTCCCCTGCAACTCCAACCTTTGCAAGGCCCTCCCCCACGGACCTTGCGCCGACGTCAGCACCTGCGAATACCATTATGCCTACCAAGACGGGTCGAAGATCGACGGCGTCCTCGCCACCGAGGACCTCACTTTCTACTCTTCCGCCGGGTCTCCGCTCGTCTTCTCCAATATCGCCTTCGGCTGCAACTCCCAGAGCAGCGGCGTCTTCAGCAGCCGCACCGCCGGGTTGGCAGGGCTCAGCGCCAGTCCCGTCTCTCTCGTCTCACAGATCGTTCCCTCTCTCGACAAGAAATACTTCTCTTATTGCCTGGTTCCCATGTCAGACACGCAGGCCAGCAGCAAAGTCATCTTCGGCTCAGCCGGCGTGGTCGTCGGAAGCAAGGTCACCACCCTGATGACGGTGGAAGATTCCTTATTTGCCCTCCGGCTAACAGAGATCATAGTCGACGGTGCCGGCTCGGTCCCAGTCCCAACTTCCGCCCCTGGATTAAAGAAAGGCAACATCATCATCGACTCCGGCACGACCGTAAACTACTTGCCCGCTGGCGTGCTCTCGAGTTTGGTGCGGCAGGTGTCGAGGGTGGTCAGCCTGCCCAAGGCTACTGATCCGGACCGCCTTCTGCCGCTGTGCTTCAAGGTGACCGGCGAGTCCGACTGGCAGAAGTTACCGTTTATCACGTTCAAGTTCGCCGGAGAGGCGTCGGTGAGGCTGAGCCCGACGAGCATGTTCATGGAGGAAGCATATCAGGTGGTTTGCCTCGCAGTGGCGGATTCTGGCTCCGACACGCCGATATTTGGGAACGTGGCTCAGCAAAATTTACACGTTGGGTACGATCTCGATATTCCGGCAGTGTCCTTCGCTAGCGCCGATTGCACCAAGTTTTAG